The Dermacentor silvarum isolate Dsil-2018 chromosome 11, BIME_Dsil_1.4, whole genome shotgun sequence region aggttataatttcggatatcccttactttctcctTGTTGATAAGTTTGGACAGTTCATCGAAtcctatctgatctctcgagtttgacactttcatgttttgccgttccTTTTTAagccctttgttacttgggagagcttacctactggtagccttggtgccttgcctccgacttcaattgctgcttctgagatcagcctagtcaaggtttcattcattatctctatgttgtcttcatcttcctgttttcAACtgaatatttgtttgtgagcacgaGCCTGGATatgtctgctttcacccttactgcgtctggATTGGCCTGttttttcttgactaattttattctttgtctcttcaaattgagagataTCCTAGGCcccactaacctatggtcactgcactttaccctacctaacacttctacatcctgcactatgagagtatgaaatctatttcattccttgtttctccattagggctgttccaggtccatttcctgttgctgctagggagcctacatgcaacagcgcTTGCTGTAGGCTAATTTctaattgcttgctcaccatcccgattttttcccacttttgcattgaagtcgcccatgactaaagtatactgagtttgcacctttctcattgctaattcaacatcttcatacaactgttctatttcttcatcatcgtgactggaggctAGGGCGTatgcttgtacaaccttcattctaaaCCTGCTATTCAACTTTATTAGGACGACTGCTacactctcattaatgctgtagaattcatcaatgttgcccgctatgtacttacggactagaaatcctactccgaattctctccaatctggaagacctctgtagcagaggacgtggtcgtTAGTAAATACTGTATatgcctcaccagttctaacctcactacgGCCAATTATATCCCatgcaatgcctgataattcttcaaatagccctgctaagctagcctcactcgatggggagcgcgtgttgaacgttgccaggttaagCTTatagtggcggcctgtccggacccagagattcttagcaccctctgccgcgtcatAGGTCTGACCGCcgtcttggtcaggtgctccgcagccgctggggactgagggccatgggttaattgtaggagtcatgaaggaggtagtggccgaatactgcaccagggaggccaattcctgttctggtgagggagtgactttgttgttgcttagtgggccttcctaattttgGTTGCATCTGGATtggtatagccccactagctcgcGGCAATATACTTTTTTGCCAGTGtgaggcgccactccatgcctgaaaatgtagtggactggaggaggcttcgaacttacgaccttcacattagaagccgggtgttctacctctgctccacgccaccacattAAATAACAATGCCCGTAAATTAATCCGTGCTCTTTGGCTATGACTGGCTCTTGCgccgtaaaaccccatacatcatcatcatgcccGTAAATATAGAGCGGATGGCTGCGGAAATGCTTTAAAATTATCTACTGCCGCCTTCTGGTGGCTGCGCCGTTCGCTTCTTATTGATAGCTATCATTTTGCTCCGAATCGCTGGGTAGTCTGCTGTGGTGCGACTGCCAAAACGTCCTGCTGTCACGTGACCACCGTGTGCGTCACGAAGTCACGACGCGTACATCTCCCGGGAAACGAGAGCGAGAGGGGTTGGTAGAGAAGGTCTCGCAGTAAATTTTTTAAGCCACACAGACCCTCGCTAGTATTTCTTCTGGGGCTCCGTGGTCGAGTACTTTAACGCAAGAAGTGAAGTGTCGAAAGTGTCATGTCAGTATTTCTGAAACCAACTCGATTGCAGTCATCTCCGCGATAGCTTAGTGGCCGTGTCATTCTGCTGCTAAGCTCGAAGACGCGGGTTCGACTCGCTGTTGCGAGTGGTCAAAATCCGGAACCCTCCAAACCGCGTCTgaattgtagccttggagttgCGTTTACACGTTAAACCGTTAAACCGGCTATGAATGAATCAATAAAACCAGTGGTAATCGCTCGTTCTAAGTGGGGGGAGTTCGGCGAGATGCGTCGAGTCGATTTGATGTTGTGAATGCGGGGCTTAAAAGCCACGCCGTTGGCGCCTCACCTCGAAGATGGACGTAACCTTGAGCTGGTACAGGACTGGCAGGAAGAGGTAGGTCACGATGAGCGATCCCGGCACGAAGGCTGCTACGGCCCAGAGCGTGTGGAAGCCGTGGACGTAGTAGTAGGCGACGAAACCCACGAGCCCCACTGCCGTGACGCTGGACGCCACCATGGAGAGGGCGAGGGGCAACGCGTGCATGGTACGGTTGCCGAGGAACGCCTCCTCCTTGCTCATGAAGCGAGCTTTCTTCCGCAGGGAGAGGTAGAGGCCGGTTCCTGCGAATGGGTGTTGGTTCATTTGTCGCGATAGCAACTATgtggacactgcaagcgcatttctgccgtcgccgtgatgttccgtatagagcctaagggcgataacatcgtcgctgcgtcccgtatgctgtatgggcgagtgtTAGCGTGCGAGGGTGACCCGACtatggcgactcaatctcgcgcgcgcaagggaggaatgcGGGGAGGAAGCGCTTCgttttccgtcgcgcgcaaggcaccgtggggagggaggggggggggggctgctttaattcggcggctgctgcgtatggtgtggccgcgcgggccctgtcttaaaagcaatctgcgatggggatgGAGTCCGTCGGGCGCTTTGTTTCCGCCGCttagttctcgttgaagcgagaggctgcacgaaggtcaattttctAGCTGATGCTGCGACGCTTCCTCTTCActacagtgttttgacagcgactttccgcggtcatcgagtgagatgtgctcctgtttgcttgtgcgcgcgtgacaccatactcGTTGTTTAGTTAGCgattaagcgaatgtttagaagtttacacagccgataaaaccgCTATCttaacttcgtatagctgtctaataatttgttattgcgatcgatgcttcgcctttcgggcgaaactgcgagattttttttaattaaagggCCACCTTCGAGTGAAGCTACTTGGCATCTTTGTGAGGTACACCTCGCCAGGAAGAGGCAGCTGCTGTTGACGTGAAACGAAACGTTACTGTCGTCGTGCCTTAAAAGGCTCGGTGCTATAGAAAGATCGATTCGATTCTGGGgcgttacgtgccaaacccacgatctgaacgtgcatgaggcacaccgtagtgggcaactgcggtttaattttgaccacgaggGGTTGCTTAATCTGCACATAAATTTATGTAcactaccgtttttttttttgcatttcgtcccatTAAAATGCGGCGCTGGAATCCCTAAATTCCGGAGCCTGGAATCGAACGCGCGAATTACTCGAACATAAAATCAAGGCTAAACTTTCATTTTTAAATTTCGCGCCCGAACCCGAGTGCCGGTAGGCaggtcagtgtgacgtcacggatttcagaGTTGCTCTCTTCGGCTTTGCTGCTCTTTCTGCATTAGTACCATTGCGTTACCGCGCAAGTGCAGCTGTAGAGTGCAGTGGCAGCTCAGGAAGTTCAAGTGCAGTGCATGCTCTGCACTAGCGCTGCACGTTTATTTCGCAATCGAATTGAAAAGTGCAAGTTTTGTTGTCTGCTCGGTGCATTCTGCTCATTCGGCGTATTGTGTCGTAGCGTCTGCTGTTGTCGCCACATCGTTCTACGGACGCTTTTCGAGTTGGTGCTGCTCCTCGCGGTCCAAGAAATGGGACGTGTTCGGCGACAATCAGTTCGGCactactatcgccttcgcgtgatgtagtgctcaaccagccaatcagatCGTCTGATTTTGCTTAACCAGCCAATCAACGCGCGCCTGGCGGCGTTACTATCGCCGAAAGTAATCGTCGCAGAACACGTCCCATGTTTGGCTTTTAAGTGTGCTGTGCTCGAACTCTGCCCCTGTGCGAACGTCTTTCTGCAAGATGGCAGCAGCTCCTATCAACtgatggcgaattccattgggagaacaggagcactcaaaagcacgctgaaagtgctcgttccagaggcgacgtgtttcagtggtcgaacaggagtgggagcgccgtcatccagtggtagaacaagagcagtttcgctgcgccgagagcagctgggagcagtccggactgctctcgcttgaaaagcggagtacggaggaagtcacgtggcttaaaccgtcatatcctcctcatttccttttattttgcttcagccggcgcgcgcggcggcaatggcggcagcctagcgtggtttgtgttttgacaccgctgatttgacgtcggtgatacgagcgagcttcgcagcgatttagcgacagatcctggcatttctagtccgccttgcttctcgtcggatgcgcgggggacagcggcagcaaagcgtcttcgccttgctgaagtgcttgagacgctcgacggtgacagcaatgaaagctgctagagctcaacttgagatgatcttcgcaggcggaaacgttgtgggatgcgtcggcgctgcacaaaagtatgtagtacgtggccgcaaacggtgacagcgttaagcccgactgattacaagacgatcaggcgtattttgccgctctcctgcagagaatggtgggacgtcgattgctttagtcacatggtacatttctcctcacaagtccccctcccacctgctctccgaatgcacgccgtattccagtggcgggtcgagtgtgcctgctctcactgcgctctCACCCGACTCCGCattgcgcggcgccctgctcctcttctcccaatggaattcgccatgaGTTGCAGGCTTGTCCACTTTCGCCAAATCCGGATCTATCAGAGGGCAGggtattttttttcgttgtcgCAATAATTACTATCGGAGTAGCACTTAGTCGTGAGAACGGAATGGTGCGCGTGGATGCTGTTTTTTCGTCAGGAGAAAGCGTTCCAAGAGAAGAACATGCAATCAAAAGAAATTTCACGTGTGACAAGGCTTCAATAAGCCGCCCTCACAGCCATTCAGGCGCCGAACCTGTACCACACATCCTTATACCAGTTGTATATAGTAACTTGTAGAGTAACTTGCGAgtggcgggacgaaggtcaattcgctcgcttctgctgccgggcttactcactacagcgttctgacagcgagtttccggggtcatcgagtgggatgcgttcatgtgtgcttgtgcgcgcgtgacaccatgcttgctaatttagttattATTCTTATGTTTAGAAGCttatacgaccgataaagctactatgttcacttcgtacagctgtccactattttgctatcgcaatcgatgcttcgcctttcgggcataACTCTAACAGTCTCGGTTagtaagcactttttttttctcgacaatGCCGAAGAACGGTATCCGTGCTCTGGCCGATATGAGTCTTCAGGGCCGGCACGCTGTTATTCACAAAAAGCGGTACAGGCCTCGAAGTCGAGCATGGGACAAACGACTCGAATGATGGCTGTTAAGGCGCGGATACATTTCTGGACGCGTCCGGGGGCATCATACATAATCCAGAGGCCCGTACGGCGGCGTCTATCACAGCAAGTGACAGACGCCGCAAGTGAAGTCAAATTTATAGCAATTACGGGTGCGCTAAAACGCAGCACTAAGACAGTTTTGAACAGTTTAAGGATTCTATCGCAACTATATAAAGTAACTATAAATCGTAACTGTACAGGTATGCAGTCTTTAAAACTAAGTGCATGGGGCATTCAAATTCATTCGTTGCCCGAAGTATTCATCCGAatacttcgttgtaaaggtcgcgagccgcacagctcacaatagaaaCGGGACAGAACTATTCCTTTGTTATACCGCTAatttcgttataaaggcgttcttTGTAGAGTCATTTAACTGGAATTATTCATTTCGTGGTGGAGCgtggatttttacagcgaagcttttgaTGCTACAGgaagcggcggtggtggtggtggttaggATGTTGAATTGCAGGCGGGATtaagcctggcatacatagccggcgattgttccgcctgatcctccttcgagtgtagatcaggggtgtgtcaccaggtgtcgatgagccccgtgtctcgctgcatggaaggctatcagcagtcgctGCGCTCCCTTCccgattgccgcgggccctccggggaaaacgacgtcttcaaaggtcctgtgcgtaagaccgctcttttgcaggctgtcgacaATCGATTTtatttctgtgtcaaactgcgcgcatagccaaatgaaatgttcgatgtcgccaatgccaccacagaaggcacagagTGGGGAAGCGCAACGCCCaatcttgaataaccaagctggaaTGTACGCAGAGTCGGTTCTGACGGTGGTAAAACAGCGTCGCTTCTTCGGGAGTAAATCCATAAGTCGCACAGGCTTCCTGTGGAATCTTGTAGATCGCCCTAAAGGGAAAGCGGATTGCATCCTTAGGGGTCTGAAAAgtttttggagctttcacttttgggacacatgtcagcgctaggcgtgcaagggcgtcagctttctcgtttccatcaattcctacgtgggatggTATCCATTGAAACCTTACGTTAAAGCCTTTTGCTCGTTaggtcgttaatcagtgccagagtttgccttgtaaatttctctcgAGGCAGGCCATgatgtaatctctgtaacgctgactttgagtctgtcagcaccacgacatctcgtggaGAAAAGGcgcgtagtttccgcaaagccgcggtgattgcggcgctttctactgttgtagaggaatctacgcgatccaggcggccagaccatgacccatcaagggagggtatgcagaatgccgctacACAgttatctgtttgtgcgcacaccgaccCGTCTCTGCAaacttgtaggtggctttgaaacgctgtgctcaagtggtcgAGCACAAGAAACTTTGTTTCGGCAGTTGAAACGTTGCGTTTCGCCGggaggtggggtacactgaggctgcaggtaacgtccgaaaatgaccatggcgggtcaaggcgactccgtttaggccattccaatcctaaatatcggaaggtgttcagcgccgcatggaaacgggagcgagttcttgctcttagccgccggagaagcgccgtgcctgcgcgggactcgcccagccttaatagctgcattagcaacgcctgagatgccaagaggcggagtggaagagactctgcctcattagtaattttcttgtttgaagccgcctgtggaactcccatcgccaagcgaagtccctttctgcgCATTGCCttcaagcgctcgaattgactcgatggtGGTAATATCAGCGGGAGCTGATAGTGAATgtggcttgttatcagtgcagcgttcagtttaagcatggagataggattgtttccccaacgtacgcctgtcaatcgacgaagtgcgttgactctttgcactgatgcagccacaacactttcgaccgcgcttcgccatagtagcttgctatCGATGGTGACGCCAAGGAATCGAATACTGGTTGCACGAAAACTTGGATGCCCTCTtatattcagcgtcaggcgttTTGACTTGCGTCTTACTCCCGGGAAAAGCAGGAACGTAGATTTTTTCGCTGATAAAGATAGGTCAAgcgtcgataagtggcgttcgatgatGGGGATTGCGCCCAGGGCTATCCGGGCTAaacgtttgtgttggtaccccgagatcctaatgcagatgtcatctgcgtagatggacattttgCCTGCCGTCCGACCCACTGAGCGACTGCTGATCTCACATGTGGAGAAGTCTGCTGTCGCATTTCTCCAAGTTACATTCAGGTGGTGCCATTTTTGTGGCAgctttgacgtcatcgctgagctcCTTAGTCCATTGTTCTATGTCTGTGATGGATCGTCGGTGTCTATAGTATCACGCGTTCTGCTATGTAGTTCCCAGTCTATTAATTTGATCTGCCGTTCCTTGGGTCTATTCGGCCCTTCTTTGACGTGTAACTCCGATATGCGGTGGCCGCTACTCAAATCTTCTAGTGTGTTGCGCCACGCCGCCTTTTCCACATTGGTAAATGTTAGGTCTGGGGTTGTGTCCCTGTTTAGCGCCGTGCTTACTCTGGTTGCAGTGCCGGGGTCTGTGACTAGCGTGAGGCCTGATTCTTGCGAGTCGTTCCATAAGGCGCTTCCTTTTGATCTGGCATATAGGTGTCCCCACGTGGTgtgtggggcattaaagtctcctatGACTACCGGACTAGTTTGAGTGTTTTCTGGAATAGCTAGGCTCTTGAATTTGTGCTTATGTTTCGTGGGGTTGCTATAAGTGTTCAGAATAAATAAGCTATGACCTGTCTTCTTTTGCGGGATGAGTTATAATTGAATATTGTCTATGTGCGCTATGCCTGTGTTGTGTTGCAGGCACGCTATGTTTCTTTTTACCAGCGTGGTTAATGCCCTGGTTTGCCCTTCGGCATAGTCAAAAGATCTGTATCCTGCCAGGTTTGCGATCCCGTGTGTTTCCTGCAGAATTATGACGTCCGGTTTATCTTTGTCTTTTAAATACTGCAGCAAAACTGACTTTTTGTTTTTGCAACTTattctacagttccattgccatatccCGAACCCTTTTTTTAGCGTGCCTCATTTCGGGTATGAC contains the following coding sequences:
- the LOC125941320 gene encoding uncharacterized protein LOC125941320; its protein translation is MATTTAGAADYVTFASLTALSLGTGLYLSLRKKARFMSKEEAFLGNRTMHALPLALSMVASSVTAVGLVGFVAYYYVHGFHTLWAVAAFVPGSLIVTYLFLPVLYQLKVTSIFEVRRQRRGF